Proteins from a genomic interval of Rosa chinensis cultivar Old Blush chromosome 2, RchiOBHm-V2, whole genome shotgun sequence:
- the LOC112183865 gene encoding probable plastid-lipid-associated protein 10, chloroplastic isoform X1: MDLALASPLFPSNVTRGVDKIKPFSSMFATRKVPARKLFPCLAAVATQTPQTVEFDVESKKYELLRAVQDTKRGLVTTDDQRSSIEEALVTVEGYNKGAPLDLVKLDGTWRLQYTSAPDVLILLEAAERISFFQVGQIFQKFECKDQSNGGIIRNVVKWSVPPLLEEEDGATLLVSAKFSVVSVRNIYLQFEEISVQNIKIGEQLQALIAPALLPRSFLSLQILQFLRTFKAQIPVSDPGTGRQSVGGLYYLSYLDANMLLGRAVGGGGVFVFTKAQPLE; the protein is encoded by the exons ATGGACCTGGCTTTGGCGTCTCCGTTGTTCCCTTCAAATGTAACAAGAGGTGTCGATAAGATTAAGCCTTTTAGCTCAATGTTTGCCACCCGAAAGGTGCCTGCTCGAAAATTGTTTCCTTGTTTGGCAGCAGTTGCTACCCAAACACCCCAG ACAGTGGAGTTTGATGTAGAGAGCAAGAAATATGAGCTGTTGAGAGCTGTCCAAGACACAAAAAGGGGCCTTGTTACAACCGACGATCAACGCTCTTCTATAGAGGAGGCTCTG GTGACTGTGGAGGGATATAACAAGGGTGCACCTTTAGACTTGGTGAAGTTGGATGGGACATGGCGGTTGCAATATACTTCTGCCCCTGATGTCCTCATTCTTCTGGAAGCAGCTGAAAGGATATCTTTCTTTCAG GTGGGGCAGATATTTCAAAAATTTGAATGCAAAGACCAATCCAACGGCGGTATAATCCGTAATGTTGTCAAATGGAGTGTTCCACCATTGTTAGAG GAAGAAGACGGTGCTACTCTTCTAGTTTCTGCCAAGTTTTCTGTTGTTTCCGTGCGTAACATCTATCTTCAGTTTGAAGAG ATTAGTgttcaaaatataaaaattgGTGAACAGCTGCAGGCTCTTATAGCTCCAGCATTACTGCCGAGGTCATTTTTGAGTTTACAG ATCTTACAGTTCCTCCGCACTTTCAAAGCCCAAATTCCTGTTAGTGATCCAGGAACAGGAAG GCAATCCGTAGGAGGACTCTATTACCTTTCTTACTTGGATGCTAATATGCTTTTGGGGCGTGCGGTTGGTGGCGGAGGAGTTTTTGTTTTCACTAAAGCTCAACCCCTGGAGTAA
- the LOC112183865 gene encoding probable plastid-lipid-associated protein 10, chloroplastic isoform X2, with the protein MDLALASPLFPSNVTRGVDKIKPFSSMFATRKVPARKLFPCLAAVATQTPQTVEFDVESKKYELLRAVQDTKRGLVTTDDQRSSIEEALVTVEGYNKGAPLDLVKLDGTWRLQYTSAPDVLILLEAAERISFFQVGQIFQKFECKDQSNGGIIRNVVKWSVPPLLEEEDGATLLVSAKFSVVSVRNIYLQFEELQALIAPALLPRSFLSLQILQFLRTFKAQIPVSDPGTGRQSVGGLYYLSYLDANMLLGRAVGGGGVFVFTKAQPLE; encoded by the exons ATGGACCTGGCTTTGGCGTCTCCGTTGTTCCCTTCAAATGTAACAAGAGGTGTCGATAAGATTAAGCCTTTTAGCTCAATGTTTGCCACCCGAAAGGTGCCTGCTCGAAAATTGTTTCCTTGTTTGGCAGCAGTTGCTACCCAAACACCCCAG ACAGTGGAGTTTGATGTAGAGAGCAAGAAATATGAGCTGTTGAGAGCTGTCCAAGACACAAAAAGGGGCCTTGTTACAACCGACGATCAACGCTCTTCTATAGAGGAGGCTCTG GTGACTGTGGAGGGATATAACAAGGGTGCACCTTTAGACTTGGTGAAGTTGGATGGGACATGGCGGTTGCAATATACTTCTGCCCCTGATGTCCTCATTCTTCTGGAAGCAGCTGAAAGGATATCTTTCTTTCAG GTGGGGCAGATATTTCAAAAATTTGAATGCAAAGACCAATCCAACGGCGGTATAATCCGTAATGTTGTCAAATGGAGTGTTCCACCATTGTTAGAG GAAGAAGACGGTGCTACTCTTCTAGTTTCTGCCAAGTTTTCTGTTGTTTCCGTGCGTAACATCTATCTTCAGTTTGAAGAG CTGCAGGCTCTTATAGCTCCAGCATTACTGCCGAGGTCATTTTTGAGTTTACAG ATCTTACAGTTCCTCCGCACTTTCAAAGCCCAAATTCCTGTTAGTGATCCAGGAACAGGAAG GCAATCCGTAGGAGGACTCTATTACCTTTCTTACTTGGATGCTAATATGCTTTTGGGGCGTGCGGTTGGTGGCGGAGGAGTTTTTGTTTTCACTAAAGCTCAACCCCTGGAGTAA